The nucleotide window TGTTTTGTCCATTCAGGCTGTCGGTAGAGAAATTTTACTCCATTTTTTGGAGCATCTACTTCTGGAATATCAGAATGGAAATAGCGAAGTAATACAACTAATGGACACCACAAGGATCCACATCTTACCCTCTATGAACCCAGATGGGTTTGAACTATCCACGCAAAGATGTAGAGGGGTTGACTCAAGGTAGGCAAGCATTTCTGGTATATCCTAATGATAACTTATAAATAACTTAGTATTCCTTTGATAAGGGCACAACATTTACAAGGTTTTTTGCATAGTTTGAATTGACTCTTCAAGTTACCTTTCTCCTCAGATCGAACGACAACGGCTACGATCTTAATCGGAACTTTCCGGACTTCTTTGAACCAAACAACAGCCCACTTCAGCCGGAGACACTGGCCGTGATTCAATGGATACAAAGAAACCAGTTTGTCCTGTCTGCTAACTTCCATGGAGGAGCTCTGGTTGCTAACTACCCCTACGATATAAGGCCGCCTGGTAAGTGATTACGCCCCTTTCTTGAcgcttgtcacacaaggcaacttttactGGCAACTTGAATGCAACAACTGCAGTGATTACGCCTCTTTCTTGAcgcttgtcacacaaggcaacttttactGGCAACTTGAATGCAACAACTGCAGTGATTACGCCTCTTTCTTGAcgcttgtcacacaaggcaacttttactGGCAACTTGAATGCAACAACTGCAGTGCAAACTACAGGACTACTTTGGTATAACCATCATGAGTatagttttttcaaaacaaagtctTACGATCCCTGAGAATAATacgtgaacattcaaatgtgaacgaattctcttcttggagattgtcTTATATCTGGAACTTCTGACTTTTAAATTGCCTCATGGGACATGACGTTCTCTCCAAGATAGACACACCTCATTGTAACTGTCAATGATTATGTGGTGCTTGCTCTCAATTGTCCCTACCTCATAGGCTAGTCGAACAGTGTAAAAATGAGAATTGTATTTAACGATTTGGAAAATTCACATTCAAAAATTAGTTTAGCAGACCCTTTCTCTGTACTTTGATTGGCAAATTGCTCCAGCAAACCCCtcatcattttaaaattatataaaatgacTTATCTCTTGGCTTAGGGGAATGTTTcacatttttcatttcaaaacaaattatatgttGTCCTATGTGTGATATACAAACAATACATATTTATGTTCATAATCTCTCCACACAAGACGCTATCTAGAGGGAGATGGTgaatgcaaaaagaaaaaacagtgatctatttcattttgttgatcACAGAGGCTGAAAACACCCTGGAAACTCCATACCACCAAAGTCCAGACGACAAAGTGTTTAAATTCCTCGCCAAGACGTATTCCAAGACACATCCACGAATGCATCTTGCCAATGAGAACGCATGTGGTCCGAACAGCGATGCAGGCTTTACGGATGGGATAACCAACGGAgcagactggtatcctgttgcAGGTATATACACAAATTAATAGTCATGTACAGgatcttttcgaaaccacgaaaTTTGTATCTGTTGGCTCAGTCAGCGACCTTAAAACCGTGGCCCCAGTGCCGAACCGCATGAATACCAAAAGTTCCTATAATAGCTTGAGAACGAAACCATGCTTTTAAAATTAGGTCCAAGGAACCACCTTTGCTTTTTGTAACAAGTGTTTACTTTTTCTCAATAAAAAGGGGTCAGTAtagattttgatttgtttttgtttttatttgaatggGTGGAATGTTTTATAGGGAATACAATTTCGGATAAAAATATCGATGACTTTTCCCAGCTATGGCTGTACAATACAAAATCTCATTTTaatgaagtgtaaacaaaaaatggtaTTGAAGGAAAGTATTAATTGTTTCATGTTTAATTGTCACATGtaaaatagtttatactttgaaatgcattttggttttgcgtgtctaataaaaaaatcactacAAAATACACACTATAAATTGCCgttatatacaaaaaataaattgacaacTATAAACATTTATGAAAGGTATGACAATATGCAGGCGTAGTACAAAGGTTTACAATCGGCACGTTAtgaataaaatcagaaaattaatattgtCTGTTTTTCAGGTGGGATGCAAGATTACAACTACGTCTTCGGTGGTTGCTTGGAGATCACCTTGGAGGTTTCTTGCTGTAAGTACCCCACCGCTTCCAAGTTGTTGAAGTTCTGGAACGAGAACCGGCACCCAATGATGGAGTTTCTCAAGCAAGCAAATCAAGGTATGCtcacacaaaatgttttgtctttTCAGGTTTATTCATTCTGTACATTGTATAATCTTAAAACTTCTTTTCCCCTAATAAATCATGCGTTTACATACCAATAAAATTCTTACATAACTTCTGAATTTGTTTATACTGTTTGTACTTACTTTTAGGTGTAAAAGGTCAAGTGTTTGACACGAACAGGAACCCAATCGAGGGCGCTAGCGTATGGGTCCTGGAACACAAATCGCCTTTACCTCTCTTCACCACGGCGTCTGGAGAATATTGGAAAATACTTCTGCCAGGATCGTACACATTAAATGTTAGTATATTGATTTGGTATCCCAATAATAACCCAATttcaacaaacaaagaaacgAAAAATAAATAACTGAATAAAATTGTTTATCAATATAACACGTAGCAATATTATGGTGATATTTCCTTCAAGTGATGTCTTAATTTTATCAATTAGGttacaaattaaatgttttgataatTAATCATTGTTATTCTTTCTTTCAGGTATCAAAGTACGGTTTTGTGACCCaaaacctcaaattcaaaatcccAGAAGGTGCAAATGACGCTATAATCTTTGATGTCACTCTTAAAGACACCAAAAGTCACCTCCTTGTATCTGAACAAACTGAACCCACGCCCTCACTTGCTATGATTTGGTCAGTCACTAAGAGGCAGTCCATTGTAATGACAACGGTTGTATTATTGATGCAACTATGGATATGAATTCGAGGAGAGAAAGCAGCATTTTAGTCTACCTTCTGGCTCAAGACATACTCTTCAATTTGACCAATAAATTTAGACATTaaaagtttcaaaacaaaaggCATGAGCTGTCATTTTGTGTCACCATCTCACGGCTTTGTCTCTGGCTTCGGCTTTCTTAAACTAAGGAGCCTAAGCTGGAGTGGAAGCAAATAAGGGTGCCCATCACTGTAGCAAACCAAGTCATAGTCCGAGGGGATGATGTCTTCAAGCAATAGCTAGGATCGTCGTTCCCACAATATCCAGTCTTTCACTGAGTTGAAACGGGTCACTAGCTCTATGCTCAAAACTTCAACTATATTCATAATATTTATCTCAAATAGCAATTACTAagtttttcataattatttataacTTTGCAGCTTCAGGGCACAACGTCTTTCGATGGGACAATAAATTGAAAAGTCTAGATTTTCTTCTTAGCAggtattttatttgaaatgacATGTCCATTATATCCATAAACGTATACCACAAAAAGATCACACGTTTCTGTCAATCATGCACCACTAttacacaaaattgttgtctttGAGAAATATTTTCTATAACCACATTGAGGTGTGTAAGAAGAAATAATTGGCCGACACATTTCTGTCATGAAAAAATAAGCGTAGAACTATAGTTACAAAAAGAACTCACAGACAATcgttacataaaaaaaaaagaaagttaattccctttttgcttttgtttagcAAAGTATATTCATGTAGGGTAAGGAGGGAGCATGTGCCCCGGATGACACGCCCAAAATCGACCTAGGTTCGTTATTTTTTTAGTAAGAGAAAAAAGGGTGGGTCTTGGCCACTGGCAACAAGACCACACTGTACAGCCATGTGCAACTTTACCATACGGACGCATAGGTGTAAAACTTCTGTTCTGTTAGTCCTAACCCCTTAATTACACCAATTACATCAATGCAACTAAGCCATAGTAAGGCATATGCTTTCTGTAACTAAAAGTAGGCAacttcatacatgtacaggaaACTTACACAAGACGGTAATAGATCGATAAAGACCCGCAAGAAGTAGGGCGCTTGGTACATAAAGTTCAAGgctggaaatatattttaaaaacttctaaaagttttgaaaagtaAGGGCTTAGCTCAAAAGCAATCAGTTTGGGGTATTACTGTGGCTACaacatgtatatattttgttgaaCAGAAAACccattgaaaaataatttggtTAGAGATTTATGTGCCAAACTATAACTAGCAGGAAGTTAAATCAGTTACCATGGTGCATGAACCGATGACAATGCTGAAAGCAATCATGCTGAAGAAAACACCTGTTTCAATGTGTGTTGTGTCAAGGGTGTGGCAACAATCAAAACAGAATGTCATGATGAGGCGACATGGTGACCCAGAAATTGTGGAACAGATTTTACAGAAGGAGGATTGGTCATTTGGACAATCTGACAGGTCACTGATTAAAAAGTTCAGACCATCACCAATCATCAAGGAATAAAAGCACAACTTTCCGACTGATTTTACTGTCTTTCAAGATCATTA belongs to Asterias rubens chromosome 6, eAstRub1.3, whole genome shotgun sequence and includes:
- the LOC117291889 gene encoding carboxypeptidase M-like — protein: MFHSRSRSKRSDNYVTMTSTLKAILILYLTCAAEALPVVKTDYHNHAQLTSVMTSLSKIYPDTSYMYSIGKSVKGRDLWVMAVAGSKPNGRVTGRPEAKYVGNMHGNEAVGREILLHFLEHLLLEYQNGNSEVIQLMDTTRIHILPSMNPDGFELSTQRCRGVDSRSNDNGYDLNRNFPDFFEPNNSPLQPETLAVIQWIQRNQFVLSANFHGGALVANYPYDIRPPEAENTLETPYHQSPDDKVFKFLAKTYSKTHPRMHLANENACGPNSDAGFTDGITNGADWYPVAGGMQDYNYVFGGCLEITLEVSCCKYPTASKLLKFWNENRHPMMEFLKQANQGVKGQVFDTNRNPIEGASVWVLEHKSPLPLFTTASGEYWKILLPGSYTLNVSKYGFVTQNLKFKIPEGANDAIIFDVTLKDTKSHLLVSEQTEPTPSLAMIWSVTKRQSIVMTTVVLLMQLWI